GTTTGATTAGTTGTGTTTCTATTAGTTAATTTGACCGCATTAACCGCTTTTTAATGCGATTCTTAACGGATATAGTTAACGTACATTTAGCTGATTTACTTAAGTGCGTTGTCAAATTTGTTTTCAATGTTGTCAAATAGATCAAACAGGAGTGAAGGAGATATTTCAAAGGAAGCTATCAAAATAATTGAAGTGTACGACAGTAAAACTCGTCTCATATTAGGCTATATGGAACTGACAGAAAAAGCTATTGCTGAATCAGACCCGTCTTAGTGAGAAGGAGAGCAAGTTTTCAAGGAACTTAAAAATGTAAAAACCTCTCGGATAACTTGGGCGGTCTTCCTTATGAACTGGTATCCACCAAAAATCTTCATCATTCTCTTATTTGATCTGCTGGAACGGGTGATCAACCTTCTCCCTCTGTACTATAAAGAAGGACTGACGCTGACGCATTATCCCTTGCATGATATAGGGTAGGCGTGGACTGGACGCCTCGTTTTATTGCTATGGGTAGATGTATCGCCTTGCGTACTGCTTTCCATCTCCATTCGGCCAACGCATACTACTTACCAAGCCCCGAATAGCTCCCCTATACCTGATTTTCGTCTACCTATTCCGACACCACATCATATATGTGAAGCATACTTGGAAAAGCCCAGTATGCAATCCCCCAAAATAAAAAGCCGCTGAATAATCAGCAGCTTAATCCAATGATATATCTCCAGCAGCTTTTTTACTATATTAGCTGAACGAATGCTTTGCATGTAGGATATGGGATGTCTTTGCTGTAGAACCCATTCCGCTGCATTCATTCGTTCAACATATATAGAATAACTCAGGTCTTCATAGTTTTCACAGGTAGTATCTATTTTCAGCAGTCATGTGGGTTGTGGCATTCATAGCCACCACCACTATAACCTTTAGTCGGATCTATACCCGGATATGTAGTCCACGGAATACCAGATGCCTGAATGTTAGTTGGAAAAAAGGATAATCCAACTACCGCCAAAGACAAAAAAGAAATTGCTATCATTTTTTTCATAGTTAACCTACTTTCTCTATGTATTCATAATTATTATAATTATATGAATATTATAACTATATGACTCATATGGGTCAACTATAAATGAACATATGAGCAAATTTATATGAATAAATCATAATTTAATTATTACCTTGCACATAAGATGAATGAAGCGCAACTACGCTATTTTATTGCGATTAACAATGATTATTTTTAGCTTTTTTGCTTGTCATTTACTTCATTGCGTTGTCTACTCTCAATACATCTTCTACAGGTATCCACCAAAAATCCTTATCATTCTTTAACTTGATCCTCTTAAACGTTGACCCATCCCCAAGCGGATTCTATCACACCTTTACCCCCCTTTGTCTCTTTCCACCATAGTCAGGGCATAGTCATATGACGTGGGTCAGATATCATGTAGCAAAACTCGGCCAGCTCATCCTCTTCAATAATTGGTTTCTCGATTAGTTTCTTATCCCGTGAAGCTGCTATCATCTTTTTATATATACATTTTTTCACTAAAAAATATACTTTTTTATTTAATAGACGCTGCCAAAGCAGGACTGGACTTCTTAATTTTAGATGATGTAAAAACAATTTTTGATCCAAAAGCTAGTGATGCAGAGAAAGGATTCCCAATTCTCTCTCTATTCCCTGCAGGAAAAGGTGCAAAGGCCGGTAAAAAAGCATATAATCTTTTAAAAGAGCATGGTGATGATATAGCTAGTTTTGCTAATAAGGTTTTAAATGGCCGAAAGAAAATTGGAAAATATTATGTTAATTCAAGAATCGATGAAGATTCTTTTCTTATACGCGAAACTGAAAAAGCAATGAAAGATAAAAAGCTTCAAGCTGAAGCAAATCATTTACTCAATGAGTATTTAAAAGGAAATAGTAATCCTGGTTCAGGGAACAACTATCTTTCTAATGGGGTTTTTGAGCTTCGTTCAAAAAATGGAGCTAGAGTATATCTAAGAACTGAAGGAGATACCGTTGAAATACTGGCAAAGTCAGATAAAAGAAATCAATCTAAAGTTATTGAACGTCTAGAAGAAATATACGGAAAAAAAAGAAAATAACACAATCATAAGGAGAAAAATATGAAACATGTAGTAAAAGAAATTTGGATCAATGTAGAGCAGTCAGAAGATAAAAATTACGACATTTACGATAACAATGTTGATGTAATGGTAACGTTATCAGACAACTCAAAGTGGGTCGCAACATTCTTCACCTATGAAAATATAAAGACACTCCAATAAAAAAATAAAAAAACTGGTGAGAATTTAAAAGGTGCTTATCTATGGGCAAGTGATATGATTTTGGTTGATAACGTTAGTAGAAAAAGAATAGAGGAAATAATAAACCATTTAATAAACGAGGATGACTTTAAATATATATTTGTCCATTGTGAAGATGATTGATTAAAAATCAGGCGTGAAACCAAGTGAGAGTAGATTTATGTATTCTCTACTCTCACTACATCCTCAGCAGGTATCCACCAAAAATCTTCATTATTCTTTAACTTGATCTGTTTAAACGTTGAATCAAACTTCTCTTTCCATCCCCGAGCTGATTTAATTACTCCTCTACCCTCATTCGTTTCTTTCCACCAGCTAATTGTAAGAGGATAGTCATACTGTGACGTGAGTCAGAAATCTTGTAACAAAACTCGGCTAACTCATCCTCTTCAATGATCGATTTCCTAATTAGTTTCTTATCCTCGTGATACTGGCGTAACATTTCTGCATGCTCTGGCAAGATGAATTTCGTTACAAGTGGATCAAGAATTTTGCGAGCCATCAAAACATCTCCTCGAAATACGAATGCGTGTTCTTGTTTTGTTTGATAATGAGGAATTTATGCAATGGGTAAAATTACATGTTTATTAATAAAAAAAGACTATCCGTCTGGGGTTTGAGCAGAATAGTGATTTGGATAATACCCAATAACCATTTACAATTACGTACTATAGTTCCTTAACAAAACTCGATATGATATGATTTATGTAAAGTCTTATGTAAACCTTCTTTAGAAACCAACTCCGCGTTTTCAGCCATGCTCCTGACGCCATTACTACCGCAATAACTAAACCAATTTCTATCATCCTTATCCCACCTTTTCCTTTAGTTCTTGTAATTCATTTTCCAAGCCGTTTAGACTGCGCTCAATCTGTTGCAATGTAGTGGTATTACGTTCTAATTCGATTACTATTCGCTCGTTATGCTCCATGAGCTTGGTTTCACGTGCTTGAGCCTGTTTCACTAGTCGAGCCTCGCGATCTCTCCCCTCTTTTTTGGTAGAGAATAATAGCCAAACAAACAGAACAGCAAACGGCCCCTGTTAGAGTAATGCGTTCATTACACTCTCTTCCATGCTTCCTTTCTCCTTATCACCCCTTAAGGAAAATAAAATAGGGAACCGCAGCTCCCCATGAAAAAACGCCCTCTCCAGATCGGAAAAGGCGTTTTATGATTCAGTTTGTTCAGCTAAATATTCAGCTACGGGAATTCTATAAACTTCCGGTAAAGATTCAATTTCTCTGCGACCGACTTTAACCAATAGGCTGTACACATTAATCATATACGCTTTAACCATTCCTACTTTGCTCCTTCGAGTGTTTTTATTTTGGCTTCCATTTTTATGACTATCTCTTGCAACTGAGCAATAGCTTCATAGGCTTCTATTAACTCTGGCGAGATTTTATCCTTCTCGCGCTCATGTTCCATTTCAGCTAAATCCATTGACTTAATCAGAATCAATCGAATGCACCCCCGAATCCTCTTACAATCACAGGCTCAGTTGCAACTCCTTTAACAAAAACAAAGCGTACACTAACGCCCCATTTTTCTGCTGTTTTTTCCTTGTTGGTGAAGATGAAGCCTCGATTGAATTTAACACGCTTAGTTGCGTCTTCCACGTAGGCGACTCGTCAAATGCATTGTTACACACCTCGATTTTATAATCTGCACCAGGAGAAACTATCACATTCTGCATTCATCTCATTGAAAGATGAATGCTTTTTTTGTACATAATAAATAAAAATTTTTGTCACAAAACATGTTTTTCCGAATTGAAAAAATAGATAGAAGTTTGGTACCGTTTGAATTTGACACAACAGGATTAAACCTTAAAAACGATGGAAAAACAAATGGCCAACAAGAAGAAAATCCTGAATATTATACGAAAGATGGTAGCTTCTCACAATCATCATTTATTCAAGGTTCAGATAGTTTACCATTCAAATTAACAGCAGCAGGAAAAGAATTAACGCATGTAGGTATTCGTGATAAAGATAGACCAGAGGGTATCATTACATTTGTTGAAGGTCCTGAAGGGAAAGAATCCTTTAAACAACCAATTACATTAGATGTAACTATAAATAGAATTGGAAAAGTAGCTGGTTCTTGGAAAGGCCAAATTCATATTGATCCTCAAAATTGAAAAGTAAAGTGAATGGAAAATGAAAAAAGAATAGAACACTGTGTATCTAATACCGTGCTTATCTTCTTCCTTGTGTTATGATTAAGCAAGAAGAACAGCTTATAAATTGCCCTCCCACAAACCCTATACAATGAACATATAAAACATCTTTCAACCTTTTACGGAAATGGAAGGTGTTTTACATTAATCATTTGAAATTTTCCAGTGAACACCACACTTTTTACAGAGTGGTGTTCTTTTTATTTATAACAAAGTGCGGATTATATAATAATTTGTCAAATTCTGTTGAACGTTTCGATTTTTTTCTATTTTGTAGAAAGAACAATACGATTGGTAAAATATTGCACAAAAGGAAGAAAGGAGGGATTTAATTAGATTTGTTTACACTTCAAAAGGACGTTCCCCTAGCCATCAAACTAATTGGAACGCCCCTGTCGTGAATAACAAAAATTGTTATTCGGATGATTGTATCACTCAATGAAGGAATGTGAAATGGTAAATACCCAATCGAAAGATGATCTACAGAAGGTTATAGAAATCCTCCGCCAAGAATTAGAGATGTTGTATTACAAAAAAGGCTCTTTCTACACCCAGCCGTACTACAAATGAGGCAACAACTAGATAAATACATCGTTATCTTTCAGAAGCTTAGACGCTAGTTGATCGATATGAATTAAGCTGTACGGGAAACTTTACAAAGCCCAGTAGGGGAAATAATTATTAAAGCCGTTTTTCAGCTATTCATTGAAGATAACTAAAAATGTTTATATTTAGAATTTTCGAATATAATAGGATAAGGAAGGCGATTATTACAATGAAAAAAATTTCTTTAGGTGTACTTGCTCTGCTGACCACAGTAAGCTTTTCCACATCTGCCTTTGCATCAGGAGCGATAGCGAATAACAATCTTCCTATTGAGCAGAACAAAGAGGTATCGGTTAATAAAAATCCATATTCTTATACCTATAATGGCATAACTATTTCAGGCCTTAGTCCATTAAAAGAAAATCACTTGTATAGTATGTACGACAGTGTGATAAATCACAATAAGGCATCATTAATTGAAGGTCCCGGCTCAAGTGCCGAAATTATTTATGGTCCAGAATACAGAAGCTATGACCACTCATATTTAAGAACTACAGCCAAGTTCGTCCTTTCTTATTTGGCTGTGGCTATTCCTGCCCCAATAAAAAAATGGGAAAAGGCAGTTTTGGCTTTTTTATTAGATACTTTAGGTGGTTGGTCGCAAGATGCACTCCAAGATACTCATATAGGGTTTTGGGATTGGAAGGTTCGGGATTCTGATGACAAAGTGGATATTTATTATGTGACCGTTGTTCGTTATAAAGATAACACATTTAAAAAAGTTATAGATGTCCAATACTATGAAGCTGATAGAGTACATTATAAATAAAAATTAATTATAGGAGGGGGAGAGGTGATGTATTTTCCTCTACACCCTTCTATATATGAAAGGAAGGAAAGTTTATTAAAGTAGAGAAATATTCATCGTGTTCCTATTTCATTGTTTTGGGTATAGTCGTTTTTATTGATCGTTTACTACGGAATTCGTTCGACAATATTTATGTTCTCTTGCTTATCGATTTAGTTTTGATATATTTATTGTTCAAATTAGCGGATAAATTCATCGCCCCATTCATACAAAAAATTTGTACTAGATATCATATTCATGTGCTAGTCATATATATCGTTTATTTCCTGTTTTTTATTTTTGTTATGGCATAAAATCTAGTTATTGTAAGAGCGAACGTCCGAATCCCTTATATTCGGACATTTCTTTATTTGGATTCACCCCTTTCTAACTTTTAATCTACAGCTCCTATCCACTCGCAATCCTTACCCGCTCAACCAGTTCCCCCAGATATTTAGCCTGCTCTTTCATCCCTATTGCGTCACTAACGTTCCATTGTGTTTTCAATACTAAAATGATTATTCAGGCGTACGGGGTAGCATCACATCGCCTGAGCTTGATGACGAAGTAAATACTACCCCATGTATAAATAAAAACACCTTTGGAAAAGAAAAGGATGAAGTACTATATATAGGAGGCAGAAATGAAGAGGTCGTTCTTGTTATTGTCGATATTTACAGTACTATTGGTTGCATTAGTTGGAATCATGAAATTTCAAAGTGAAGCAGTCTCAAAACGCAACTCTGAAATATCTCAAGAGCAAGATCCTAAATGGGAGTCTGTCAAGAGAGTTTTTAACAAGGGGTCAATTCAAAATGATGTTTTTAGAGTAACGTTCCCTCGTTCCGATTTGCAGATAAAAGTAGATCATGTTCAAATTGATCCAAATCTTGCTTTAACATCTTATTTAGCTTTTAAACAAGTTGGTAACCATTCAATGATGATGGGTGATCTTGTTCTCCTTGAAAAAGAAGTCAAACCTGTTGAAACAAAGTTAGCTGAGCTTGGAATTGAGATTACTGCTTTACACAACCATATCATCGAAGAAAATCCAAAAATCATGTATTTACATGTTGCTGGTCACGGTGATCCGGTTAATCTGGCTGAAAAAATGAAGGATGCTCTTTCCGTAACAGGCACTCCATTAGCCTCTACGCCACCTGAAAAATCACCGTCAACCTTTAACTGGTCTAAGGTTGAGGACATAATAGGGTGGAAAGGTGTACAAAGAGGAAAGGTGTTTCAATTCTCTATACCAAGGCCCGAAAAAATAACGGAAAAAGGCGTAGGTATTCCACCGGCTATGGGTATAGCGATGCCCATAAACTTTCAATTGATTGGTGAGAAAGCAGCAACAACTGGTGATTTCGTTCTGCTTTCAAACGAAGTGAATCCCGTGGTTCGTGAATTAACGAAAAATGGGATTACCGTAACAGCGATACATAACCACATGTTGGATGAATCTCCTCGATTATTCTTCTTGCATTTCTGGGGAGTGGATGAACCCGAAAAGCTAGCTCGTGGTCTACGTGCGGCACTAAATCAAACCACAGTGGGAACACAAATAAAGTAGCCATAACGGAAATAGCCGGTTTCCTAAGCATATAGGATTCCGGCACTTTTTTCGGTCAAAAAGGTCTTAGTGTTTATTTTATCGTTTTGAAGGTGATCCTTTTTCTTTTTTTATGCTTACATCACTCTTTTAAACATTTTCTCTAAATCATAGGTTGAAAAATGAATAGCGATGGGTCTGCCATGCGGACAAGTGAATGGGCTCGTAGTTCGGCGAAGTTTGTTTAAAAGTGCCTCCATCTCAGCGTGGGTCAAATAACGATTCGCTTTTATAGAAGCTTTGCATGACATCATAATCGCAGCCTTTTCCCGCATTTTACTCACGTCAACCCGTTCATTTTCGCTCGCTTCTTGTACGAACTGAATCAGTTCGTTAATGACCTCCACTTCACTCCCCTGAGGGAACCACTGAGGATGAGCTCGAACAATAAACGTCCGGTTGCCAAACCATTCTATATCTAACCCAAAGGATTGCAGCAAATCAAGTCGATCCAACAGTTTCGCTTCCTCCTGCATTGTACATTCGACTGTATGCGGAAATAGAAGCATCTGACTTGAAACCTTTTCCTCTTGCAGTTTTTGCATGAAGTACTCGTAAAAAATTCGTTCCTGAGCAGCATGCTGATCAATTAAATACATACCGGTGTCATTCTGAGCAATGATGTAAGTACCATGAACCTGACCTACTGGGTATAAGATTGGGACAGCATTTCCAGACTCATCTACGTAGGCTGCATCTTCATGGTTGCTTGCTTTTTGTATGAATGTATTCTCTGTATTCTCCTCAACTGCTGAGCTACTCATTTCACCTATATGCTCTGGTTGTTCTTCTCGATTTGAACCCAGCTTATGAGAAGCTTCCTCGTGCGGTGTGCTATTGTCTTCCTCAATAGCATCGCTCCAAAAGTCTTCCTCTGTATTGATACTCCTCCCTGAATCGGTCATATCATCTTTAGTTGACGATTTTTCCAGCACGTTAGCATCAATAGTATTTCCAGACTCATTTTGAGCAAAATGGTTACGAGAGCCTTCTGTGACAGACTGACTGGAATTGTGAGCAGGATAACTGGGCTTGCTGTTACCTGTGTACATCCAATTGCTCTCGCGTTGCTGATCTGACTGTATCTGAGCCTCTGCTTTCGACTCCTGATCTCCTTGCTGTCCAGATCCTTTTTTTGCCGTCAATTCAGAAGATGCAGGATCTGTGGATTGTTCTACGTAGGCTGACCGTTTTTCTCTAATTGGTACATCAAAAGCGGTCAGTAATCGATTCATCTGCTGTTGCTGCTCGTTTGAATGGTGTTCACCTAGATTAAACTGCGGCTGATACGGTTTTTCCAGCTTAATTTTGGGCTTACTGTTCGTTTGCATCGGCTGTACAATTCGTAAGCCTGCGCGCAGTGCCTCTTTTACTGATTGTTCAACCGCTGCACACAATTCCTGTTCCTTACTAAAACGTACCTCTAATTTAGCCGGGTGAACGTTTACGTCAACCAAGATCGGGTCCATTTCAATATGCATAGCGACTATCGGAAAACGTCCAATCGGTAAAAAGGTATGATACCCTCGCATAATCGCTTGTGATAATGGATAATTGCGTACATAACGACCATTAACCAGCGTAGAGATGTAGGTACGATTCGCTCTCGTTACCTCTGTCTTAGATAAAAGTCCGCTCCAGCGAAAATCTAACGTCTCCCCTTCAAATGGCAATAATTGCTTTGCTACCTGAACCCCATAAATGGCCGCCATCACATGTAACAGTTTACCATCGCCTGATGTTTGGAGAAGATTTTTTCCATTATGAGTCAACGTAAAAGCAATTTTTGGATAGGTAATCGCTAAACGGTTTACATAATCTGATACATGTCCTACTTCTGTCGAAATGGAGCGCATATATTTTAACCGAGCTGGTGTATTAAAAAATAAGTCACGTACAACAATTTCCGTTCCTTTTACCCTAGCCAAATCCTCAACGCTTTTCATGTCTCCACCGTCGATAACGACCTTAGTTCCTACTTGTCCGCTATCTTCAGCACTCATCAATTCAATTCGAGATACCGAGGCGATAGATGCCAAGGCTTCCCCGCGAAAACCAAGAGAACGAATATGAAATAAATCACGTGCCGAACGAATCTTGCTCGTAGCGTGCCGTTCAAAAGCTCGCAAACAATCTTCTCGATCCATTCCCACGCCATTATCAACGATGCGGATTAGCTGTAATCCGCCCTCCTCAATGTGAATCTCTACTTGAGAGGTACCTGCATCAATAGCGTTTTCCACCAGCTCCTTCACCACGGAGGCTGGGCGTTCCACCACTTCACCAGCAGCAATCATATTGCTTACCTGCTCCGTAAGCACTTGAATTTTTCCCATGTTCCTCCTCCTTTTTTGTGTGAAGCAAGCTTATTTATGCTTGCGTAAACGTGTATTCCAGTCAGACAACTGAATGAGTGCCTGTAGAGGTGTCATTTGATTTAAATCGATATCACGTAATTCTGATAGGACATCAACCTCTGTTGGATTTGGTAAAGGTTCATTTTTGCTAGATGTAGCTGGGGCTTGGGCTACCTCTGTACCTTCTACTACTGTATCGGTTTTATCCGTTTTTCCTTTTGTTTCTGCCTTTGATGTAGAAGCATCGTTAGCTCTTTTCTTCTGATGAGTCGTTGTTTCAATTTGACCAGAAAAAACCTGCTGGGAAGCGGCTGGGACTTGTCCCCAAAGCAAATCAAGCGAAAGCTGCTCTAATGGTGCTTCTCGATCCTTGCCTTCTAAGCCCTGTAAAATTTCACGTGCACGACTGATTACCTCTAGCGGCATTTCTGCTAATTCTGCAACATGAATACCGTAGCTTTTATCAGCTCGTCCCTCTTCGATTTTATGCAGGAATAAGAGTTTGCCGTCACGCTCCTCACAACGTGCATGAACATTCACCACTCCTGGAATCTTCTCCTCCAGATCAGTTAGTTCATGATAATGTGTAGAGAATAAGGTCTTTGCCCCAATATGCTCGTGGATATATTCAATGACAGCTTGAGCTAATGCCATACCATCATAGGTGGACGTTCCCCGCCCAATTTCGTCCAGTAATATCAAGCTACGCGGGGTTGCTTTTACCAGCGCGTTACGAGTTTCTAGCATCTCCACCATAAACGTAGAGAATCCCCCCACTAAATCATCGGCCGCTCCAATTCGAGTAAAAATCTGATCCACTAGGCTAATACGAGCTTCACTGGCAGGAACAAAGCAGCCGATCTGAGCCATAACCGTAATCAAAGCCATTTGACGCATATATGTACTCTTACCCGCCATATTGGGGCCTGTAATGAGTAAAATATTACGATCCTTTTGATTCATCGTCACGTCATTTGCCACATACTTCTCTTGATTTAATACTGCTTCCACAACAGCATGGCGACCGTCTTTTACATAAACCTCGCCATCGGTGGTCAAGGTAGGACGGGTAAAGCTGCGTTCTTCACTCACGGTAGCAAAAGCCTGCAACACATCAATGCGGGCAATTCGTTCTGCTAAATTTTGAATCCGCGGGATATGCTTCGCTACTTCCAAGCGAATTTGGGTAAACAACTGATATTCTAATTCCACAAGCTTCTCTTCAGCTTCCAGAATCAGAGCTTCCTTCTCTTTTAACTCTGGGGTGACATAACGCTCCGCATTCGTTAGGGTTTGCTTACGCTCATAACGTCCCGGTGGTATGTGGGCCAGATTAGCCTTCGAAACTTCGATATAGTAACCAAAGACTTTATTGAAGCCTACCTTCAAGGAGCGGATTCCTGTTAGCTCACGCTCGCTTTTTTCGAGTTGTGCGATCCAGCCTTTTCCTTGGCGACTAGCTAATCTGAGCTTGTCTAGATATTCGTCATAACCGTCCTGAATTAAATTACCCTCACGCACGCTTACAGGAGGATCTTCTACAAGAGTTTCGGATAAAAATTGGGCAATATCACCACAGTCATCCATATCTGAAGCAATCAATTGCAGGGCTTGCTCTCCGCTGTTAACCAATAGATCGATTACACTCGGGATAGCTTCAAGAGAATGGCGTAGCTGCACCAAATCCTTGGCATTTGCATTTCCATAAGAAATCCGGCCCGCTAAACGCTCCAAATCATATACGCGATCCAGCCCCTCACGTACATCAGAACGCAGTAATAAATCGTGGCGAAATGCTTCTACTGTATCATAACGATTACCAATTTCCTCAGGATTCAAAAGAGGCCGTTCAATCCAGCGACGTAACAATCGTCCTCCCATGGCCGTCTCTGTTTTATCCAGAAGCCACAATAAAGAGCCCTTTTTGGACTTGTCCCGAATCGTTTCAGTTAGCTCTAAATTTCTTCGTGAGAAATGGTCCATTTGCAGAAATTCATCTGCCACGTAATGCTGTAGGGAACGCATATGTGTTAACGCTCTCTTTTGCGTAGTCCCTACATAGTGCAAAAGTCCATTCATAGCTAGGCGGACTGCATCCTCTAGCTGCGTAGCTTCCTCCGGATATAGCTCATCTACGGCTGTTTGCGACATTGCATTGGTAGCTAGGCAGGTAATAGACATATGGGGCGGTAATCCTTTTCCGCGAAGCTCATCCTCAGCGATATCACATAGCAATAGCTCACTCGGGCGATATTGCATCGCTTCCTCTACTGCTGCATACATGGTTGACAATGAGGTGGTATACATTTCACCAGTACTTAAATCACACGCTGCTACCGCCGCTTTCCCTGACAAAGCGGCAATAGCAACTAGATAATTGTTCTCTTTATCATGTAACCATTTTCCCTCAATCATGGTTCCAGGTGTGATCATTCGCGTTACTTCACGCTTTACAACACCTTTTGATGCTTTCGGATCTTCTACCTGCTCACAAATCGCTACTTTATATCCTTTTTTTAACAATTCAGCGATGTAGGTCTCCGCTGCATGATGAGGAACTCCACACATGGGAATGCGCTCTTCAGCTCCTCCACCACGACCTGTCAACGTAATCTCTAGTTCGCGTGAAGCTAGAACTGCGTCTTCAAAAAATAGCTCATAAAAATCACCTAAACGGAAAAACAAAAAAGCATCGGTATATTGACGCTTTATCTCTAAATATTGTTGAATCATCGGGGTGTATTGTGCCATTATTTCTACTCCTAATACCCATAATCATTCATCTATTATAACATGGTTCCTAGTGGTTGTTGAGTTGAAATGGAGGTAACTTCCAAGTAAGCTTCATATCCTGATTGCAAGGCCACTCCCCATCCATAAAAATACTATGAAAAAAGGGGGTTATATATTTTCGATACGTTTGAAATAAAGGTAGATTATTTATCTCCAAATACAAGTCCTTGACCAATGAAGCAAGTTTTTCTTTTTCCCCGCGATAGTAGGCAAGCTGCATGGATATGTCTGTACTGACATCTTGCTTGAGAAGATATTGGGATTCTGCTATTACTTTTGTAAGAGCCAATACTCCTTTGGTGATTCTTGGCGAAACCAGCCAACTAGGAAGAGTCCTGTATTCAAATCCTCCATGCGCCTGTGCACGTACATCTCCTAAAAAACCGTAGCGCGGCCTTCTTTTCATACATCCTTGATCTTCTAGTAAACATAAAGGTAATGCCAAATACGTATCTAATTTACGCACTAAATCAAAATGCAGAGTAGTCCCGCTAACATGAACATGACCGCCGATTGGATAACCATCAAAGGGCATCCCCCCTGCCAACCAAATAATCGAATCATCTGAAATCCGGCGTTGAGCCAGATGGAGGGCTCTATAAATATTTTTAAAGACAGTTTCTGGTTCAGTTGAGGGTTCTGGTCGAACTTCAACCAATGGATGCTGGTGCGATAGAAGCTCTGTTTTTAATCGGACTCCATCATATCCGATAACACCATTTTTCGGTAAATATTCTGAAGCAATTGCCATATTTCCAGACTGATCTC
The nucleotide sequence above comes from Brevibacillus laterosporus LMG 15441. Encoded proteins:
- a CDS encoding CD1375 family protein, with translation MVKAYMINVYSLLVKVGRREIESLPEVYRIPVAEYLAEQTES
- a CDS encoding DUF1259 domain-containing protein — translated: MKRSFLLLSIFTVLLVALVGIMKFQSEAVSKRNSEISQEQDPKWESVKRVFNKGSIQNDVFRVTFPRSDLQIKVDHVQIDPNLALTSYLAFKQVGNHSMMMGDLVLLEKEVKPVETKLAELGIEITALHNHIIEENPKIMYLHVAGHGDPVNLAEKMKDALSVTGTPLASTPPEKSPSTFNWSKVEDIIGWKGVQRGKVFQFSIPRPEKITEKGVGIPPAMGIAMPINFQLIGEKAATTGDFVLLSNEVNPVVRELTKNGITVTAIHNHMLDESPRLFFLHFWGVDEPEKLARGLRAALNQTTVGTQIK
- the mutL gene encoding DNA mismatch repair endonuclease MutL; the protein is MGKIQVLTEQVSNMIAAGEVVERPASVVKELVENAIDAGTSQVEIHIEEGGLQLIRIVDNGVGMDREDCLRAFERHATSKIRSARDLFHIRSLGFRGEALASIASVSRIELMSAEDSGQVGTKVVIDGGDMKSVEDLARVKGTEIVVRDLFFNTPARLKYMRSISTEVGHVSDYVNRLAITYPKIAFTLTHNGKNLLQTSGDGKLLHVMAAIYGVQVAKQLLPFEGETLDFRWSGLLSKTEVTRANRTYISTLVNGRYVRNYPLSQAIMRGYHTFLPIGRFPIVAMHIEMDPILVDVNVHPAKLEVRFSKEQELCAAVEQSVKEALRAGLRIVQPMQTNSKPKIKLEKPYQPQFNLGEHHSNEQQQQMNRLLTAFDVPIREKRSAYVEQSTDPASSELTAKKGSGQQGDQESKAEAQIQSDQQRESNWMYTGNSKPSYPAHNSSQSVTEGSRNHFAQNESGNTIDANVLEKSSTKDDMTDSGRSINTEEDFWSDAIEEDNSTPHEEASHKLGSNREEQPEHIGEMSSSAVEENTENTFIQKASNHEDAAYVDESGNAVPILYPVGQVHGTYIIAQNDTGMYLIDQHAAQERIFYEYFMQKLQEEKVSSQMLLFPHTVECTMQEEAKLLDRLDLLQSFGLDIEWFGNRTFIVRAHPQWFPQGSEVEVINELIQFVQEASENERVDVSKMREKAAIMMSCKASIKANRYLTHAEMEALLNKLRRTTSPFTCPHGRPIAIHFSTYDLEKMFKRVM
- the mutS gene encoding DNA mismatch repair protein MutS, which translates into the protein MAQYTPMIQQYLEIKRQYTDAFLFFRLGDFYELFFEDAVLASRELEITLTGRGGGAEERIPMCGVPHHAAETYIAELLKKGYKVAICEQVEDPKASKGVVKREVTRMITPGTMIEGKWLHDKENNYLVAIAALSGKAAVAACDLSTGEMYTTSLSTMYAAVEEAMQYRPSELLLCDIAEDELRGKGLPPHMSITCLATNAMSQTAVDELYPEEATQLEDAVRLAMNGLLHYVGTTQKRALTHMRSLQHYVADEFLQMDHFSRRNLELTETIRDKSKKGSLLWLLDKTETAMGGRLLRRWIERPLLNPEEIGNRYDTVEAFRHDLLLRSDVREGLDRVYDLERLAGRISYGNANAKDLVQLRHSLEAIPSVIDLLVNSGEQALQLIASDMDDCGDIAQFLSETLVEDPPVSVREGNLIQDGYDEYLDKLRLASRQGKGWIAQLEKSERELTGIRSLKVGFNKVFGYYIEVSKANLAHIPPGRYERKQTLTNAERYVTPELKEKEALILEAEEKLVELEYQLFTQIRLEVAKHIPRIQNLAERIARIDVLQAFATVSEERSFTRPTLTTDGEVYVKDGRHAVVEAVLNQEKYVANDVTMNQKDRNILLITGPNMAGKSTYMRQMALITVMAQIGCFVPASEARISLVDQIFTRIGAADDLVGGFSTFMVEMLETRNALVKATPRSLILLDEIGRGTSTYDGMALAQAVIEYIHEHIGAKTLFSTHYHELTDLEEKIPGVVNVHARCEERDGKLLFLHKIEEGRADKSYGIHVAELAEMPLEVISRAREILQGLEGKDREAPLEQLSLDLLWGQVPAASQQVFSGQIETTTHQKKRANDASTSKAETKGKTDKTDTVVEGTEVAQAPATSSKNEPLPNPTEVDVLSELRDIDLNQMTPLQALIQLSDWNTRLRKHK